Proteins from a genomic interval of Zingiber officinale cultivar Zhangliang unplaced genomic scaffold, Zo_v1.1 ctg68, whole genome shotgun sequence:
- the LOC122037612 gene encoding 60S ribosomal protein L5, mitochondrial-like: MLSPLSFFLREQNKRDCQSQLMFSLHFHYEDVSRQDPLLKPNHANVMEVPGSCEIRVVPKAPYNLIIKNGKLAMEIPRGQKFIQTQRGSTGKWFRKNLFLGSNKDKGYVSDLARQSTLRGHGMSHFSVRIAIVMSLLDSPVAIRENSIQFSMEREFCEFSPELEDHFEVFEHIRGFNVTIVTSANTQDETLPPWSGFLQGEGLSSLKAFTSTRR, encoded by the coding sequence ATGTTGTCTcccctttctttttttttgagGGAGCAGAACAAAAGAGACTGTCAAAGTCAACTCATGTTTTCACTCCATTTTCATTACGAAGATGTATCACGTCAAGATCCGTTGCTCAAACCGAATCACGCCAACGTTATGGAAGTTCCTGGATCGTGTGAAATAAGAGTAGTACCAAAGGCACCCTATAATTTAATAATCAAAAATGGAAAATTGGCTATGGAGATTCCGCGCGGTCAGAAATTCATACAGACACAAAGGGGTTCGACAGGAAAGTGGTTTCGAAAAAATCTATTCTTGGGGTCAAATAAAGACAAAGGATATGTCAGTGACCTGGCACGACAAAGCACTCTCCGAGGGCATGGAATGTCTCATTTTTCGGTAAGAATCGCGATAGTAATGTCTCTGTTAGATTCTCCGGTCGCAATACGGGAAAACTCCATTCAATTCTCGATGGAAAGGGAGTTTTGCGAATTCTCCCCGGAACTGGAAGATCATTTCGAGGTCTTCGAACATATTCGAGGGTTCAATGTGACTATTGTGACTTCGGCCAACACACAAGATGAGACTTTACCACCGTGGAGCGGCTTTTTGCAGGGGGAAGGACTCAGCTCTTTGAAAGCTTTCACCTCGACTAGAAGATAG